One stretch of Ipomoea triloba cultivar NCNSP0323 chromosome 8, ASM357664v1 DNA includes these proteins:
- the LOC116027524 gene encoding protein RKD1-like: MDEVLLPSASVIPIEWDITPTSNAVAVNQDTSTGTKESMIEKIVRRQSKRMKKTFRDPSTISKAMLSTYFHMPIYKAAKELRVEYRILKRRCEELGIFRWPHRQLVSLQKLSENVKELGSIEDDPELREVLKEIKDRREMMLTNPHLKLHPAEIKLRDACTRKKRHREMMSFISPCTLPVPSFVVDHILPLTVDPPSRAMEENESFQLLLDGFQ, encoded by the exons ATGGATGAGGTTCTTCTTCCCTCTGCAAGTGTTATACCTATAGAATGGGATATCACCCCGACTTCGAACGCCGTAGCTGTTAACCAGGACACAAGTACTGGTACAAAGGAGAGCATGATAGAGAAAATAGTGCGTAGACAGTCCAAGAGGATGAAAAAAACTTTTCGTGATCCTTCAACAATAAGCAAGGCAATGCTTTCTACTTATTTCCATATGCCCATTTATAAAGCCGCTAAGGAACTAAGAGTTGAGTACAGAATCTTGAAAAGAAGGTGTGAGGAATTAGGAATCTTCAGATGGCCTCATCGACAATTAGTCAGCTTACAAAAATTATCCGAAAATGTtaag GAATTGGGTAGCATTGAAGATGACCCTGAACTGAGAGAAGTactcaaagaaataaaagataGAAGAGAAATGATGCTAACAAATCCACATTTGAAATTGCATCCAGCCGAAATAAAGCTTAGAGATGCATGTACCAGAAAGAAAAGGCACAGAGAAATGATGAGTTTTATTTCTCCTTGTACCCTTCCTGTTCCTTCATTTGTGGTTGATCATATTCTTCCTTTAACTGTGGATCCACCTTCACGAGCGATGGAAGAAAATGAATCGTTTCAGCTTTTGCTTGATGGCTtccaataa
- the LOC116027954 gene encoding uncharacterized protein LOC116027954 — translation MKMMKKLTALVLFLCTIFHVGHCRLIIDGLVPNGNFEQGPQPSQMKGSRVIDPQAIPKWVISSGFVEYIKSGEKQGEMVLVVPQGSYAVRLGEDASITTTVRVIKGGYYSLSFSFVRTCAQEERLNVSVTPNSEPNDWGMLPLQTMYSSTGFDTYSWGFLAESNRIQIVLHNPAVEKDPSCGPIIDSVALKLLNPPRRLRGNMLKNGDFEEGPYILPNTSWGVLIPPNIEDDHSPLPGWIIESLKAVKYIDSNHFLVPSGTRAVELVAGRESALVQIVRTIPGKVYDLMFSVGDANNSCEGSMGVEAFAGKLTLKVPYSSKGKGGYLRAKHRFTAVSNRTRIRFLSSFYHMKSDNSGSLCGPVIDDVRLVGVRNPRIHF, via the exons atgaagatgatgaagaagctAACAGCGCTGGTGTTGTTTCTTTGTACCATCTTTCATGTTGGCCACTGTCGTCTCATCATTGACG GATTAGTGCCAAATGGTAACTTCGAGCAAGGCCCACAACCATCACAGATGAAGGGCAGCAGAGTGATTGATCCTCAGGCGATACCAAAATGGGTGATCTCATCGGGTTTTGTGGAGTACATAAAATCAGGTGAAAAGCAAGGTGAGATGGTGCTGGTGGTGCCCCAAGGCTCGTATGCAGTGAGGctgggtgaagatgcatccatCACAACCACTGTTCGGGTCATCAAAGGAGGCTATTACTCCCTCTCCTTCAGCTTCGTCAGGACTTGTGCCCAAGAAGAACGTTTGAACGTGTCAGTGACCCCTAACTCTGAGCCAAATGACTGGGGAATGTTGCCATTGCAAACCATGTATAGCAGTACGGGGTTTGATACTTACTCCTGGGGTTTCTTGGCGGAGTCCAATAGAATTCAAATTGTGCTCCACAATCCTGCCGTCGAGAAGGACCCTTCTTGCGGCCCAATCATTGATTCAGTCGCTCTCAAGCTTTTGAACCCTCCAAGAAGGCTAAGAG GCAATATGCTGAAGAATGGTGACTTTGAAGAGGGACCATACATCTTACCCAACACAAGTTGGGGAGTCCTAATTCCAcccaacatcgaggacgatcaCTCTCCACTGCCGGGTTGGATCATCGAATCTCTCAAGGCCGTAAAGTACATAGATTCAAATCATTTCTTGGTCCCATCAGGAACAAGAGCCGTGGAGCTTGTTGCAGGAAGGGAAAGTGCGCTAGTACAGATAGTGAGGACCATTCCAGGGAAGGTGTATGACCTAATGTTCTCAGTTGGAGATGCCAACAATTCCTGCGAGGGATCAATGGGCGTGGAGGCATTTGCTGGGAAACTCACTCTTAAAGTACCATACTCGTCCAAGGGGAAGGGCGGCTACTTACGAGCCAAGCACCGCTTCACAGCTGTCTCAAATCGGACTAGGATTAGGTTCTTGAGCTCATTCTACCACATGAAGAGTGATAATTCTGGCTCTTTGTGCGGCCCTGTCATTGATGATGTCAGGTTGGTTGGCGTTCGGAATCCAAGAATACATTTCTAG
- the LOC116028104 gene encoding uncharacterized protein LOC116028104 — translation MKMMMMKKLTLLLSVLICSIFHISHSVITDGLLPNGDFEQGPKPSQMKGSRVIDPGAIPKWVISGFVEYIKSGEKQGDMVLVVPQGSYAVRLGEDASITTTVRVTKGGYYSLSFTFVRTCAQEERLNVSVSPNSEPNDWGMLPLQTMYSSTGFDTYSWAFLAESNRIQIVLHNPALEKDPSCGPIIDSVALKLLNPPRRLRGNMLKNGDFEEGPYIFPKTTWGVLIPSNIEDDHSPLPAWIIESLKAVKYIDSNHFFVPSGTRAMELVAGRESALVQIVRTIPGKVYDLMFSVGDANNSCQGSMAVEAFAGRLTLQVPYQSKGKGGFIRAKHRFTAVSTRTRIRFLSSFYHMKSDNSGSLCGPVIDDVRLVGVRHPRIH, via the exons atgaagatgatgatgatgaagaagctAACCCTGCTGCTATCGGTGCTTATTTGTAGCATCTTTCATATTTCTCACTCTGTCATTACGGACg GATTATTGCCAAATGGCGACTTTGAGCAAGGCCCAAAACCATCACAGATGAAAGGCAGCAGAGTGATTGATCCTGGTGCAATACCAAAATGGGTGATCTCAGGTTTCGTGGAGTACATAAAATCAGGTGAAAAGCAAGGTGACATGGTGCTAGTTGTGCCTCAAGGCTCGTATGCAGTGAGGctgggtgaagatgcatccatCACAACCACTGTTCGGGTCACCAAAGGAGGCTATTACTCCCTCTCCTTCACATTTGTCAGGACTTGTGCCCAAGAAGAACGTCTGAATGTGTCAGTGTCCCCTAATTCTGAGCCAAATGACTGGGGGATGTTGCCATTGCAAACCATGTATAGCAGTACGGGGTTTGATACTTACTCCTGGGCTTTCTTGGCGGAGTCTAATAGAATTCAAATTGTGCTCCACAATCCCGCCCTCGAGAAGGACCCTTCTTGCGGCCCAATCATTGATTCAGTCGCTCTCAAGCTTTTAAACCCTCCTAGAAGGCTAAGag GCAATATGCTGAAGAATGGTGACTTTGAAGAGGGACCATACATCTTTCCCAAAACAACTTGGGGAGTCCTAATTCCTTCCAACATTGAGGATGATCACTCTCCACTGCCCGCATGGATTATTGAATCTCTAAAGGCTGTAAAATACATAGATTCCAATCACTTCTTCGTTCCATCAGGAACAAGAGCCATGGAGCTTGTTGCAGGAAGGGAAAGTGCTCTAGTACAGATAGTGAGGACTATTCCAGGGAAAGTGTATGACCTAATGTTCTCAGTTGGAGATGCCAATAATTCCTGCCAAGGATCAATGGCTGTGGAGGCATTTGCTGGGAGGCTCACCCTTCAAGTGCCCTATCAATCCAAGGGAAAGGGCGGCTTCATACGAGCCAAGCACCGCTTCACAGCTGTCTCAACTCGGACTAGGATTAGGTTCTTGAGCTCATTCTACCACATGAAGAGTGATAATTCTGGCTCTTTGTGCGGCCCTGTGATTGATGATGTCAGGTTGGTTGGTGTTCGCCATCCAAGAATTCACTGA